In the uncultured Methanobacterium sp. genome, one interval contains:
- a CDS encoding DUF998 domain-containing protein: MSYKEELSTENQIKGTEPSATHVTLAGICIFIAAMVVLMGIITGEIFYPPELTYTTAQSMISDLGATVPPNSIITQPSATIFNFAMIIAGILILMGNYFLFKAYHDKIGGILVGLFGLGALGVGVFPGNMTPMHPIFSLMTFICGGLSAIYSYKLIKSPLKYISLLLGILSLFFLFTSNLFIPVLGGGGVERWVAYPVILWLLGFGGYLMGKGSDDNS; encoded by the coding sequence ATGTCTTATAAAGAGGAGTTATCAACTGAAAACCAGATTAAGGGAACTGAACCATCCGCCACACATGTCACTCTAGCGGGTATTTGCATTTTTATAGCCGCCATGGTGGTTTTAATGGGCATTATAACTGGAGAAATTTTTTACCCTCCAGAACTCACCTACACCACGGCCCAGAGTATGATCAGTGATTTAGGGGCTACAGTGCCCCCTAACAGTATCATAACCCAACCCTCGGCAACCATATTCAATTTTGCGATGATAATCGCCGGAATTCTGATTCTAATGGGTAATTACTTCCTTTTTAAAGCTTACCACGATAAAATAGGCGGGATACTGGTGGGATTGTTTGGATTAGGAGCCCTCGGTGTGGGGGTATTCCCGGGGAATATGACTCCCATGCACCCCATATTCTCGTTGATGACCTTCATCTGTGGGGGTTTATCGGCTATTTACTCCTACAAATTAATCAAATCACCTCTCAAATACATATCACTCCTGTTGGGAATCCTCTCCCTATTTTTCCTCTTCACATCCAACCTGTTCATACCAGTGCTCGGTGGAGGGGGAGTGGAAAGATGGGTGGCTTACCCGGTTATCCTGTGGCTGCTGGGATTCGGAGGATACTTGATGGGAAAAGGATCAGATGATAACTCTTAA
- a CDS encoding acetyl-CoA hydrolase/transferase C-terminal domain-containing protein, with amino-acid sequence MYKKEYRAKLTIPEEAVKLIRKGDMLVHGLTMAEPPALLEAVAKRLRESDLEKIKMFSVLPMDSVCSTILAPDLMDCVEAYSGFVDSGTRGLVSTGLNYYVPNHLHQIPRLLEEFIGVDVCITTVSPMDDAGYFSFGTANDFTSTAARAARVLIVEVNRNMPRVFGDSLIHISEVDAVVENHQPIPDFPCGFKQPEADIIGKKISELVPDGATIQMGIGVLPNAVAQQLENHNDLGIHTEVFGPGMVHLIKKGVVNGEKKTLHPRKHVFTVAQGDQEMLEFMDQNPAMESYPCSYVNNPGVIAKNDRMISINSLIQVDLLGQCNAEYLAGHQYSGTGGQLDFVRGAFDSREGKSILAFYSTAKNGAISRVVDRLDPGAMVTTPRMDTHYLVTEYGVANLKGKSTRERAQEIINIAHPNFREELYRKAEDMYLI; translated from the coding sequence ATGTATAAAAAAGAATACAGGGCAAAATTAACTATTCCAGAGGAAGCAGTTAAATTAATCAGAAAAGGGGACATGTTGGTCCACGGATTAACCATGGCTGAACCACCAGCCCTTCTGGAGGCAGTGGCCAAACGTCTGAGGGAGAGTGACCTTGAAAAAATTAAAATGTTCTCTGTGCTCCCCATGGATAGTGTCTGCTCCACCATACTGGCCCCTGACTTAATGGACTGTGTGGAGGCCTACAGTGGATTCGTGGATTCTGGCACCCGGGGCCTGGTGAGCACAGGACTAAACTACTACGTTCCCAACCACCTCCACCAGATCCCCCGGCTCCTGGAAGAGTTCATTGGAGTGGATGTGTGCATAACCACGGTTTCACCCATGGACGATGCTGGTTACTTCTCCTTTGGAACTGCCAACGACTTCACCTCCACTGCAGCCCGGGCTGCAAGGGTCTTGATTGTGGAAGTAAACCGGAACATGCCCCGTGTATTTGGAGATTCCCTGATCCACATTTCAGAGGTTGATGCAGTGGTTGAAAACCATCAGCCAATTCCGGACTTCCCCTGTGGGTTTAAACAGCCTGAAGCAGATATCATTGGTAAAAAAATATCTGAATTAGTCCCGGATGGTGCCACCATCCAGATGGGTATTGGTGTACTGCCCAATGCCGTGGCCCAACAGCTGGAAAACCATAACGACCTGGGAATCCACACCGAAGTATTTGGGCCAGGGATGGTCCACCTCATAAAAAAGGGAGTAGTAAACGGTGAAAAGAAAACCCTCCACCCCCGCAAGCATGTTTTCACCGTGGCTCAAGGTGACCAGGAAATGCTGGAGTTCATGGACCAGAACCCGGCCATGGAAAGCTACCCCTGCTCCTATGTAAATAACCCTGGCGTGATAGCCAAAAATGACCGTATGATATCCATAAACTCCCTAATTCAGGTAGATCTCCTGGGACAGTGCAATGCTGAGTACCTGGCAGGCCATCAGTACAGTGGGACAGGGGGGCAGCTTGATTTTGTCCGAGGAGCTTTTGACTCCAGAGAAGGGAAATCGATATTGGCATTTTACTCCACTGCTAAAAATGGTGCTATTTCACGGGTGGTGGACCGTTTAGATCCCGGTGCAATGGTCACCACACCTCGAATGGACACCCATTACCTGGTGACGGAGTATGGGGTGGCTAATCTTAAGGGTAAATCCACCAGAGAAAGGGCACAGGAAATAATTAATATAGCTCATCCTAATTTCCGTGAAGAACTCTATAGAAAAGCTGAGGATATGTATTTAATATAA
- a CDS encoding GAP family protein: MSDLASLLAITIPLSWAAAVSPVTLSIFLVIMSMTKKPRLAGFSFYMGAIVVLLVTVLIGIFLGQKLSASGHADPTTMVAIDIFLGAVLFLLGFRNIVSKEHGKNKNILNRLQVDPETGKGRQFIKYFSIGMIAFLMNFSTAIFVLAVGRAIGVANAGLTNDTASVLILILIALLIIEIPLIFFILLPNKAQKVLNPVNDWISNHGNLVTGIFCIAIGFFVVYSGLGKLGIA, from the coding sequence ATGTCTGATCTGGCAAGTCTTTTAGCAATAACCATACCCCTTTCCTGGGCTGCAGCAGTGAGCCCAGTGACCCTGTCCATTTTTCTAGTAATAATGTCCATGACTAAAAAACCAAGACTAGCTGGTTTTTCATTCTACATGGGCGCCATTGTGGTCCTTCTGGTGACAGTCCTTATTGGAATATTCCTGGGTCAAAAATTAAGTGCCTCAGGTCATGCTGACCCTACCACCATGGTGGCCATAGATATTTTTCTGGGTGCGGTGCTGTTTCTCCTTGGATTCAGAAACATAGTAAGCAAGGAACATGGCAAGAACAAGAACATTTTAAACCGCCTGCAGGTTGATCCAGAAACCGGGAAAGGGCGCCAGTTCATCAAATACTTTTCCATTGGAATGATCGCATTTTTAATGAACTTCAGCACTGCCATCTTTGTCCTGGCAGTAGGACGTGCCATAGGAGTGGCCAATGCAGGTCTAACCAACGATACAGCGTCCGTTCTAATTTTAATTCTCATCGCCCTTTTAATAATAGAAATACCACTAATATTCTTCATTCTCCTGCCAAATAAGGCCCAGAAAGTACTGAATCCAGTTAATGACTGGATCTCCAACCATGGCAACCTGGTGACCGGGATTTTCTGTATTGCCATAGGGTTTTTCGTGGTTTACAGTGGCCTGGGGAAGCTGGGAATCGCCTGA
- a CDS encoding NAD-dependent malic enzyme, producing MPEFPNNGGLQFKSIAITVEKEGNKYIKTDLRGSQLLQSSHLNKGTAFSTKERQLFNLIGLLPHSVETLDEQLQRAYQQYSLQSDDLQKNIFLNNLYHTNETLFFSLIQEHIQEMMPIIYTPTAGLAIQHYSDEFRKPRGIYLSYPDREHVDEILDHWDANDINLIVLTDSEQILGIGDQGANGIGISVAKLVLYTLCAGINPRKMLPIMIDVGTNNPRLLEDPFYLGWRHPRISSEEYHQFVETVINAINEKFPQVFLQWEDFGKKNARHHLDRYQDTMCTFNDDIQGTGAVAMAALLNALKITGTPLSHHRVLVYGAGTAGCGIADQIWEQMVKEGLNHQEAYNRFYLMDRQGLVTSARGNIDYFKAPYARSSSETDAWAPADDPTNLLDVVRNIHPTILIGTSTVQGAFTREVITTMASHVERPIIFPLSNPLTLVEATPDDIIHWTEGRALVATGSPFSDVEFQGKSYPVSQCNNALIFPGLGLGIISCQAERVTSGMMDAATLELANSTENDTRLLPEISQLQEVSKNIGVTVARQAILEGVARNRAERNVENLVESNIWEPVYMQYKPLTMENSK from the coding sequence ATCCCGGAGTTCCCAAATAATGGGGGGTTACAGTTTAAATCCATAGCGATTACTGTCGAAAAAGAAGGAAATAAATACATTAAAACTGATCTTAGAGGAAGTCAACTCCTCCAATCTTCACATTTAAATAAAGGCACTGCTTTTAGCACTAAAGAACGTCAATTATTCAATCTTATCGGACTCTTACCCCATTCTGTGGAAACTCTGGATGAACAGCTTCAGAGGGCCTATCAACAGTACTCTCTCCAGTCAGATGACCTCCAGAAAAATATATTTCTAAACAACCTTTATCATACCAATGAAACGCTTTTTTTCAGTCTCATCCAGGAACACATCCAGGAAATGATGCCAATTATCTACACTCCCACTGCAGGCCTGGCAATTCAACATTACAGTGATGAATTCCGGAAACCACGTGGGATCTATCTTTCCTACCCTGACCGGGAGCATGTTGATGAAATCCTAGATCACTGGGATGCAAATGACATTAACCTGATTGTTTTAACTGATTCTGAACAGATACTGGGAATTGGTGACCAGGGAGCCAATGGAATTGGTATTTCCGTTGCTAAACTGGTACTTTACACCCTATGTGCAGGTATTAATCCCAGGAAGATGCTACCCATTATGATCGATGTGGGCACCAATAATCCCCGTCTACTGGAAGATCCATTCTACCTGGGCTGGCGCCATCCCCGTATCAGCAGTGAAGAATACCACCAGTTCGTGGAAACCGTGATCAACGCCATAAATGAGAAGTTCCCCCAGGTTTTCCTCCAGTGGGAGGATTTTGGTAAGAAAAATGCCAGACATCACCTTGACCGTTACCAGGATACCATGTGCACCTTCAATGATGATATACAGGGTACCGGGGCCGTTGCCATGGCCGCTCTCCTGAATGCTTTGAAAATAACCGGAACCCCTCTATCTCATCATCGGGTGCTTGTCTACGGAGCAGGAACTGCTGGTTGTGGTATCGCTGATCAGATCTGGGAGCAGATGGTAAAAGAAGGTCTCAACCACCAGGAAGCCTACAATCGTTTCTATCTAATGGACCGCCAGGGACTGGTAACCAGTGCCCGGGGAAATATTGACTATTTCAAAGCACCATACGCCCGCAGTTCATCTGAAACAGATGCGTGGGCCCCTGCAGATGACCCCACCAACCTTCTGGATGTGGTGCGTAACATACATCCCACCATCCTTATTGGCACCAGCACAGTGCAGGGTGCTTTCACCCGTGAAGTTATAACTACCATGGCCTCCCATGTGGAAAGACCCATAATATTCCCATTATCCAATCCATTAACCCTGGTAGAAGCCACACCAGATGATATAATTCACTGGACAGAGGGGCGTGCCCTAGTGGCAACTGGAAGCCCGTTTAGTGATGTGGAGTTTCAGGGGAAATCTTACCCTGTTTCACAGTGTAATAACGCTCTGATATTCCCTGGACTGGGCCTGGGCATAATCAGCTGTCAGGCAGAAAGGGTAACCTCGGGGATGATGGATGCTGCCACCCTGGAACTGGCCAATTCTACCGAAAATGACACCAGGCTGCTTCCGGAAATATCCCAGCTACAGGAAGTGAGTAAAAACATTGGGGTGACCGTGGCCAGGCAGGCCATTCTGGAGGGAGTTGCCCGAAACAGGGCCGAGAGAAATGTGGAGAATCTGGTGGAATCCAATATATGGGAACCTGTTTACATGCAGTACAAGCCCCTGACTATGGAAAATTCTAAATAA
- a CDS encoding rhodanese-like domain-containing protein: protein MGKFITISPDNALILMEKEPEIVILDIRPEEDFIKEHIPGAVNLDYDGHHFQSKVEKLDKNQSYIIYCKSGVRGGYFMEKMLESGFVGAYNILGGFVAWKISKLPLVIGE from the coding sequence ATGGGAAAATTCATTACCATATCTCCGGATAATGCTCTGATTTTAATGGAAAAAGAACCAGAGATTGTTATACTGGATATTAGGCCTGAGGAGGATTTTATAAAGGAACACATTCCGGGGGCAGTGAACCTGGATTATGATGGTCACCACTTCCAGAGTAAAGTGGAAAAATTGGATAAAAACCAGTCCTACATCATTTACTGCAAGAGCGGTGTTAGGGGTGGTTATTTCATGGAGAAAATGCTTGAATCTGGATTTGTTGGGGCTTATAACATTTTGGGTGGATTTGTTGCCTGGAAAATAAGTAAATTACCTCTGGTAATTGGAGAATAA
- a CDS encoding VOC family protein, translating to MKIKNSVVAVKNLDESAKFYTDILGLDEIRRFSPREGLTIAFFKGEGEATIELVEGEEGKQGLFMVGIEVENMDDEIAALKSRGVKLTRGPLGAPGGPKIAFLEGPDGVEIELIQP from the coding sequence GTGAAAATCAAAAACAGTGTAGTAGCAGTGAAAAATCTGGATGAATCTGCCAAATTTTACACAGATATTCTGGGATTGGATGAAATAAGAAGATTCAGCCCTAGAGAGGGTCTGACCATCGCGTTCTTTAAAGGGGAAGGAGAAGCCACCATTGAACTGGTGGAAGGTGAAGAAGGTAAACAGGGACTCTTCATGGTGGGTATTGAAGTAGAAAATATGGATGATGAGATCGCTGCATTAAAATCCAGAGGAGTTAAATTAACCCGTGGCCCACTGGGTGCACCGGGAGGTCCTAAAATTGCATTTCTAGAGGGTCCAGATGGTGTAGAAATAGAATTAATCCAGCCGTGA
- the hisF gene encoding imidazole glycerol phosphate synthase subunit HisF, which yields MLAKRIIPCLDCDLNVPHGRVVKGVEFKQIRYAGEPVELATKYYQDGADEIVFLDITASHERRETMADVINATTENVFVPICVGGGIRKPQDYVNMLKAGADKCSTNTAAIHNPDLINEASKVVGSQACVIGIDAKRRYIDDPKENDEHVIIETPQGYCWYDCSIYGGREFTGIDAVKWAMECQERGAGEILLTSMDRDGTKDGYDIPLNQTMSEMLDIPIIASGGGGNPDDIYEVLTLGKADAALAASIFHFDEYPVPVVKEFLKEKGVAVRV from the coding sequence ATGCTTGCCAAAAGAATTATACCCTGCCTGGACTGCGACCTCAACGTCCCCCATGGCCGCGTGGTTAAAGGAGTGGAATTTAAACAGATCCGGTATGCAGGAGAACCCGTGGAACTGGCCACCAAGTACTACCAGGATGGTGCTGATGAAATCGTGTTCCTGGACATAACTGCCTCCCATGAACGCAGGGAGACCATGGCCGATGTTATTAATGCAACCACCGAGAATGTGTTCGTGCCCATCTGTGTGGGCGGTGGTATAAGGAAGCCACAGGACTATGTGAACATGCTCAAGGCCGGTGCAGATAAATGTTCAACCAACACCGCAGCTATTCACAACCCGGATCTCATCAACGAAGCATCCAAGGTAGTGGGTAGTCAGGCCTGTGTCATTGGTATTGATGCCAAACGACGCTACATTGACGACCCTAAAGAAAATGATGAACACGTTATAATTGAAACACCCCAGGGTTACTGCTGGTACGATTGCAGTATCTACGGTGGAAGGGAATTCACAGGCATTGACGCAGTTAAATGGGCCATGGAATGCCAGGAACGAGGGGCAGGAGAAATACTCCTCACCAGTATGGACCGGGACGGTACCAAGGATGGTTATGATATACCCCTCAACCAGACCATGAGCGAAATGCTGGATATTCCCATAATTGCCTCCGGTGGTGGAGGTAATCCAGATGATATTTATGAAGTACTTACCCTGGGCAAAGCAGATGCAGCACTTGCTGCCAGCATCTTCCACTTTGATGAGTACCCAGTGCCTGTGGTGAAGGAGTTCTTGAAGGAAAAAGGTGTTGCTGTTCGAGTATGA
- a CDS encoding DUF4013 domain-containing protein has translation MNVSEMVADSLKFPFSNVKRLLTLGILMATSILIIPAILAYGYNLRIIEYSFKDSNELPPFNEWLNMFVDGLKYIVVILIYRGIPAIIVGIISAIIIMSIAFSGQVTSFNAFLTTSFQIIFVVGFIIMVVPYILSFIALPHIVKEDKLEASVKFKDIFGIIKNIGWGNYIIAVVILTAFSAVVSALSAIPQLMNMGQITVYAVAAVVGFFLGSYISAFSGRFLALIYNEGIEEVE, from the coding sequence ATGAATGTTAGTGAAATGGTTGCAGATTCCTTGAAATTTCCTTTTTCCAATGTGAAACGACTTTTAACATTGGGCATACTAATGGCCACCAGTATTTTAATAATACCTGCAATACTGGCTTATGGCTACAATTTACGTATAATTGAATATTCTTTCAAAGATTCTAATGAATTGCCACCATTTAATGAGTGGTTAAACATGTTTGTGGATGGTTTGAAGTACATCGTTGTAATATTAATTTACAGGGGTATTCCCGCCATCATTGTGGGCATTATATCAGCCATTATAATCATGTCCATTGCCTTTAGTGGACAGGTGACCAGTTTTAATGCATTTCTAACCACCTCTTTCCAGATAATTTTTGTAGTAGGTTTTATCATCATGGTGGTCCCTTACATCCTCAGCTTCATTGCTTTACCCCACATAGTTAAAGAGGACAAATTAGAAGCTTCAGTTAAATTTAAGGATATTTTTGGCATAATAAAAAATATTGGATGGGGTAACTATATTATTGCTGTTGTCATACTCACTGCATTTTCCGCAGTTGTATCTGCGCTTAGTGCCATTCCCCAGCTAATGAATATGGGACAAATAACTGTTTATGCAGTTGCTGCGGTGGTAGGATTTTTCCTTGGTTCATATATATCCGCTTTCAGTGGAAGATTCCTGGCTCTCATCTATAATGAGGGGATTGAAGAAGTAGAATAA